In Lolium rigidum isolate FL_2022 chromosome 3, APGP_CSIRO_Lrig_0.1, whole genome shotgun sequence, the genomic window ACTGGACACTGGATTATCAGACCTAATCTGCATCAGTTCATTCACCACACTCAGGGTATTCAAGCTAGAATCTTCAAGATCAAGAGGGAAAACAATACAGCTGCTCACAGACAATCTCAAGAAGCTGTAAACGTGCATAGTATAGATAGAAGCCTGTGTTTATAATTGTACTAAGCACCCCTCGGATCGGTGCCTGTAATTGCTGTTATCAGCAATCTAAATGTGCAACCCTGCACACTAGTGTATGTAACTTGTCAATGATTTTAATGAATAATTTTTTTGAGTTGCTAAAATAGAAAAGGTATACGGTGTAGCTAGTTTCCAAGGAAGCGTGACCTAGTTACTGAGACAGGCCGAGATGGCAGAAGCTATCAGTAAACCTCAGAGTAGACCTGTTTAGATGTTGACTCAGCCGAGATGGCAGAAGCCGTGATAGCGCTTGCTTGTTCTCGGGGCTCATCCGAGGTTATGGGCCCGTTTGGTAGACTGGGCCAAAATCCTGCACCACAGTGAGACAGGCGCCCTGTGCGTCGCGAACGGGCCGCTGGTCACATTCGGCCTAGTGTTTGATATCCTGTGTTGCATCGGCCCGAATAGAAGTGCAGGTTGTTTGGATGCCTGGATGTGTTCCATCCAcagcacatgtgtttggttgCCTTTTGGGCACCTAGGTTGTGCTTCTCCTTACCACAATCAAacatggtgaccttaccatcACACGAGAGTTCAAACACAGTCATAAGAACAACACACAATTATACACAACGAACAGAGTACTTAGTATCTAATCCTAGTGTCGGAGTGGTAAGACGCCTACTTAAACCTGGGGACAGACTACCCAGTGATAAAAGTAATGTTCAACAGCCTCTACAGGCCAACATTACATGCACATATGCACAAAAGGAAGTGTTTAACAACCACCTGGAGGCCAGCACAACTACTAACGGCGACGATCAGACAACACCAGAGATTTGGATCAAGCACATAACCTTAACGGTGAGGATCAGCATAAGGGGCCCTCGCGATGCTTCTTGCAGCTGAAGATGCTGGAGCACGAAGTCTCCTTTCTGAAGACGTCGACCTTGAAGCCGTCGTCCTTGGGCTGAAGACGATCGTGTCGTCGACGCGGAGGCCAAGCCTGGCGGCGAACTCCCTCCGGGACTTGATGAAGCAGACGCGCTCAGCCCTCCACTGGAGTTGCACCTTCCACTCACAGCGCTCgcccatgtacaagcacaccttcACCGGCGGGCCATTGTTCTTCAGCTTGTAGTTGCTGATCATGTGATGCTCCATGTAGGGCGGCACGGTGAGGGCAAGGAGCTTGGGCTCTTCAGCTGCACGAAGAACGCCGGCACCCGCTGCTGGGAGCGTGCCGCATGTCAGCAGGACGACCGGCGTGAACCCTTGGCGCGATGATCTGCCAGTGCGCTTCCATGAACCCTTCATTGGGGTCACGAAGCTGCACCCGGACGGCTATGTCCCTTGCGTCTAGTTTTGGCCCTTCCAGGAAGCTTTCTACGAAGATCCAATTCTGCAGATGTAATGACAATGCAAAGTGTTAGCCATACTTGACAGGGATCAACTCCATGATGGCCATGACAATCACAAGATTGTCATGTCAATGCCAATGTCAACTCCATGATGGAGCATCGCAATGTCAAGCAGtgtcatggacttgacattgtcaagtCCATCATGGAGCATGCCAATTTCAAGCTCCATgatggacttgacattgtcaagtACTCATGTCCATCATGGAGCATGCCAATGTGAAGCTCTACCATGGACTTGACATGCAGCGCTTAACACTTCACATGCAATGCACATTGACATGAATCATATCTACATGCACATCAATGGAAGCAACTGGACAACTATCTGATCTATAATGTCATCGAATCGATATACATTATCATGTACCAGATGAGGGAGGGATTGAGAGTGCTTACGATGGGGTGGAGTGAAAGCGGCCCCGACAGAGGAGGAGAACGCGCACCGGCGCCGACATGTCCTCGAGGATGTCGCACTCCTAatccgggtggaggaggaggcggagccggagcAACGATCGGCTGGTAGGGCGCTGGTGACGCGGTTGGGAAGCGGTTCACCGAGGGAGCTGTTGGATGCCGACGAGCACGTGGTCGACCGAATAGCGGTGGAGCGAAGCGCGTCGCGCCATTCGGAGCAGCCGGACGCGGCATGCcccatggcatcggcgcgtgcatcGGGGTCGATGCGAACCCCGATGGGGGCTCCATCTCCCTGCTGGATACCGGTGCACCTGCCGCCATTaccgccgccctcgccgacggAAACCCTAGGGGCAGGGCGAAAAACACCAGAGTCGAGGGATCCGCCGATGGAATCCCGGCGGCGTGaagagcggcgacggcggcgctgcgAGTTGCCATGTCAGCCGGCTTGGTCGCGACGGCGACTACCGATTCAACACCGGTACGCGACCGACATCGATCTACGTCGCCGAATCGCGGCCGCTGACCTCGTACTCTCGCGGAAGATGCGCATGAGCACCTCGTTGGACCTCGTCACCGTCGGCCGGACGGCTGGATCCATCGGCGTTGAAGCGAAAGGAGGCGAGGAGGCCCTGGGCGGGAGACATCGCTCTGAGTGTCAGTGACACAGTTGAATGGGGAGAGAGAAGGAAGTGGGGAGCGCTTCTCCACGCTTGCACAAGGGGGTGCAAAATCGCACGACAACGAAACAGATCCGCTGGGAACTGCCGATTCGGGCGTTCCTTCAGGGCTGTCCCGAGGGTGCTTTGAAAACCGATTGAACCACAACGCGAAGGGCTTTAATGTAACCAAACGGATCGATTTTTGCTAGGCTGATGCGAGCCAGAGgcgcctaccaaacgcgccctatgtACTGCTCTCTGTTTCATGAAGGTTGTCTCAACCTTCATAGAACTGAGGGTGTATGTGATTATGTTCGCCTTGCCACGTTGGGGAAAATAGTGGTGAGTACATTCATTGATAAAACCAAGAGATAAAAATGTCAAAATATATTCTTTTTAAATTGGATGAACATGGGCAACAGAAAGTGGATCACACTCTGTCTAATCACGTCCTTGCATTGGGTATAATTTCGAACCAAGCGATCGCCTCTTTTTCTTCTAATAACTGTCCGCTACTACGGGGCCAATGCTAGGTAATCGAACAATCTTTTTATTTTGCGGGTAAATCGAACAATCTAACTATACGGCGAACAAGGATATATATCGCCGCCTCGCCGCACACAGGCTCCGATCCGTATGCAAATTAACAACGAgattgaagaagaagaataagaaacCGCAGAGAGTGTGCGTACGTACGTACCTCTCATCAGGCGGCGGCCGTAGCCTGTGGCCGGCCTCCGTCGAGGCGCCGGCGGGCAGGGGAGAGTGACGGCAACGGCGATAGAGACGGCGCCGCGCCACCATGGGTAGATCATTAATCAACCGGCAGGGTGCAGGATATCGGACTGGACCGTGAATCTGTACCGTCTTCCTGTGTACCGGGTCTAGTTGGGCTTGTGCGTGGGCTGTGGCCTGCATAGCGGGAGCAACTCCGGGACCAGCAGCCCACCATACCCATAACTGGGCCAGCCTGCCTAGGATGGCTGCAGCTTCTGATTCGCACGTCCGGTTCTATACACACAAGCTGCGGAGAGCGAACTATCGAAGAAGAAAGAAACAAGCCGCGGCGAGCAGAAGCAGCGgacgcacggcggtggcggttggCCCTGTGGAGCCATGGTGCAGCCCGCCACTCTCTCGTGCGACACCGGGACTCACTCAGATCTTCCGCAGGACGGCCAGGAGGAAGCCGGGCCGCCGCGCCCGCGGAGGCCGCCCGCGTTCTACAGCTCCGTGTTCGCGCAGGTGCGCAGCCCGCTCGACGAAATGCCGCAACGAGCGTAGCCGACCATTTCCTTGTTTTTTGAGTCCCTCTGGGAGGCGTGATAGATGATGATTCTCGCTTTATCGTTCGTGCTCGCAGATTGAAGAGGTGGGGTGGgggcggctggcgagcgccgcgggCGACGACGGCGTGTCCTGCCTTGCCTTCCGCGTCCTGTAAGATTTTCTGTCCTACTCTTGAATATACCAATGTACGGTCCGAGTGACGTTTCAGTGTTGTATTCTATTAATGCATTTGCTCCTTGATCTGATGGTTTGGAGTGAGCTGTTTGTCGTTCAGTGAGACTAGCGCAAACCACTGCCTGAAGGCAATGCATATGGTTGTATTCTGTGAATTTATGGCCTGTGGTGTCTCTGATTGTCAGGGATGAACATGGACGGCAACATTTACTGGAGATCACACTGCCCATGAACTACCCAGCATGTCCTCCTTCAATCGCAGCGGTATGTTTCATCAAATTTCCAATGCCTCTGCCAAGATCGTTTTTTATGACATTGTGCAATCTCGGTTATTTCCGAAGGTTCACAGACCTATATGGTTGTCTACCTTTACAGGATGTTCCTTATCTCCCTAAATTACAGTGGTCAAAAAGCTCGAGACTCAAGGATGTTGTCAGTCAGTTCCAAGAGGTAGGCGAAAATATTGTTTTTCCACTCATGAGCTTATTATTCAGAGGTCATCACGTATCAACTTTTTTATGTTGTTTGCACACAATTAGCACCTGAAGGTATTGCAAGATTACTGGTCTACAATGGATGACATCAATAAGGCCCTTTGTGTTGTTGATCCGACAAAGCCGGCATATGCTATGTCTCATCGTCGTATAGCTTTAGGTGATGATTGCTATATTTTACTAAATGTTGATGCGCAGAAGCCCAGCTCCTTACCAGAGTAAGCTATGATGTCATTTCTGTACTTCAAGGGAAGCACAATTAGCTCAGATGTCATTTCTGGCTGTCATTGATCACCAACACATTTTACAGGTGCCGCTTCCTGGGCACAGATGGGAAACTGGAGAGGCTGATAAAGAATTGGAGAAAAAATCGCAATAGATGGTATATTCTCAGCTTTCCTAGATTATTAAGTGTTGTTACATTCTATAATTATCTAGTCCTATATGCTGAAACAATATGTTGCGTTCAGCTATTTAATAACCTATCGAAGGTAGTTCTGCTTTTAACTGATACCAGTTTCTTGTTTTCTGAAAGATCTATGAGTGCGTTCTTGTAATACTAAAATATAAGAGTGCATAAATGAAAATTTCCTAGTGTTACATTGAAGGCCATGCAACAAGGTACTATTaatgtgtttgtttttgttactAGGAGTGCAGACAAAAAGTTCCATGAAAACCTGGCAACCGTCTTAGATTTCGCACTGCCGCAACCCCCTTCTATCAGCATCAAAGATGATCAGCCAGCTGATTGTGGAATATGTTATGCCACACATCTGCCAACTGGTGAGCTGATTTACTCTACTCCCTGTTGCAATCATTTTTCCTATAACATAATCCGTGACTATAAGTCTTGTGCCTTTGCTCCTGAAGATGATGAACTTGGGACTCAAAGTGGATGTGCGACGGACTACACATGTGAAAACTCCAGCTGTAGCAGAGCTTTCCATTCTGTATGCTTGAGAGATTGGTTGCGAGCAATCACTACGACGAGGCAGTACGTCTAAATGAGAACCCCTAAACCCTGTTTGGATGAGGGGTAATACTTGGTTCAAAAATTTACGAAGTATTATCGTTCATCCAAACATCCTCTAAAGCAATTATTTTCCCTCCAGATTGCATCGGAGTATCATAGTATCATTAGATCGTTTCCTCACAAGTTTTCAGTGTGTTTACAGGTCATTCGATGTTCTGTTCGGGAACTGCCCTTATTGCAGTGAGGCTGTTGCTGTGAAGATAACTGACCGCTAACTTGGCCTCACGTTTGTTTACAAAATGAGGCACCAAGATTATCTCAATGTTAGCAAGTGATTGATCTGACCCTGACCTA contains:
- the LOC124697302 gene encoding E3 ubiquitin-protein ligase FANCL; translation: MVQPATLSCDTGTHSDLPQDGQEEAGPPRPRRPPAFYSSVFAQIEEVGWGRLASAAGDDGVSCLAFRVLQCIWLYSVNLWPVVSLIVRDEHGRQHLLEITLPMNYPACPPSIAADVPYLPKLQWSKSSRLKDVVSQFQEHLKVLQDYWSTMDDINKALCVVDPTKPAYAMSHRRIALGDDCYILLNVDAQKPSSLPECRFLGTDGKLERLIKNWRKNRNRWSADKKFHENLATVLDFALPQPPSISIKDDQPADCGICYATHLPTDDELGTQSGCATDYTCENSSCSRAFHSVCLRDWLRAITTTRQSFDVLFGNCPYCSEAVAVKITDR